The window TGGATCGCCAGCTTGCCCATAAGGATTTCGGCGGGGCGCACACCCTGTGCCAGCAGCACGCGCAAGAGGCCGCTCTCGCGCTCCCGCGCGATGGCGCCGTGGGCCAGGAAGACCATCAGCAGCGGTGCCAGAACCTGCAGTACAAACGCCGGGCTGAGGTCACCGAACCGCATCAGGAGCGAGGATTGGCGGGCCTCGCTGAAGTTGGCACTGTTCTGGCGATGGCCCTCCAGGAACACCATCGATCCGGTATAGGCGTCGACGCCCGGATCAAAGAAGGCCAGTGCAGAGAGCGGACGGAAGACGTACTGTCCATAGTGAACCATCCGGTGCGGATGGCGATCCGGCTGGGCCTTGAAGGCCGCGTCGCTGGCAGCCTGGTGGTGGGCGCGAAGGTCGTCAATGCGGGCCCGCCGGTCGAGACCCAGGCCGACTGAGGCGACGATCAGCAGGGCCAGGATCGCGCAGGCGATCGCGGCGACGTGGTTGCGGGTGAGGGCGCGAAGTTCCTCACGGGCAATTCGGGCGATGATGGCACGGCGCATGGTCAGGCCGCCGCATCCGTCTGGCCGATGCGCACATAGCGCGCGTGGAGGGCCCGGACGTCGAAACGCGCCTCGCCCTCGGCGGTGAGTTCTGCCTCCAGCCGGCCATCGGCGAGGAAGCCGATGCGATCGGCGATCTCGGCCGCGCCCAGCAGATCGTGGGTGACCATCAGGATCCCCATGCCGCGCGAGCGGGCCGCGTCGAGCAGGCGGTTGAAGTCCGCGGCCGCCCGGGGGTCCAGGCCGGACGTGGGTTCATCCAGCAGTAGAACGGGCGCGTGGCGGGCTATGGCCAGGCCGATGGCGGTCTTCTGGCGCATCCCTTTCGAGAAGCCACCCACCCGTCGACCGCGTGCGTCAGGCGCAAGTCCCGCCGCTTCGAGGGCGGCTTCGATGCGCGATGCCGAGGCGTCGGCACCGGCGAGCGCCAGGAAGTAGGACAGATTCTCGCGGGCGGTCAGATGTTCGTAGAGCGCGACGTTTTCCGGCACATAGGCAATCTTGGCGCGCGCCGCATCAGGTGCCTCGGTCACGTCCTGGTCCATCACCCGGACCGTTCCACCCGTCGGGCGGATCAGCCCCAGAAACGCGGACAGGGTCGTCGACTTGCCGGCCCCGTTGCCGCCCAGCAGGGCATAGATCTCGCCCGCGGCGACCTTGAAGTTCAGGCCCCGCAGGACGGCCTTGTCCCCGTACTGATGACGAAGGTCGCACGCCTCCAGGACCACGTCGCGCTTGTCGCTCAAGGATTGCTCCATCCCGTTTCGTACGTCGCCAGCCTCTTGCCAGCCGCGTCGGTTAATGCATATGACGTTATAACGTAACACTTACATTGCGTGTCAATCGCGATTGAGCGAGGACGCGCCAGTGCGCTTGGCGCGACGGGGGATGAGATGAAACTTGAGCGTTTGAAGCTGGTTTTCGCGGCAGGCTGCTCGCTGCTGGCCCTGGGCGGAGGCGCGCGCGCCGCAGAGACCGCCGGGACTCCCGAAGGCACCACGGTCGTTGAGGACGTCAAGGTCACGGCCCGACGCGCCAGCGCCAGCATCAATGGCCTGGACGTCGATCCCAGGACCCTGCCGCAAAACGTGCGGGTCCTGGACAGGGCCCTGATCGAGACGATCGGCGTGGCCAATCTCTCGGACCTCTTCGATCTGGCCGGCGGCATGGCCCGCCAGAACAGCTTTGGCGGGGCCTGGGACGCCTACGCCATTCGCGGGTTCTCCGGCGACATCAACCAGGGCCCGGACCTGCTGGTCAACCGCTTCGTGTCCAACCGCGGCTTCAATCCGCGCCGGGACGTGGCCACGGTCGAGGCCTTCCAGGTGCTGAAGGGGCCGGCCTCAGCCCTGTCCGGCAAGGGCGAGCCGGGCGGATCGATCAACATCGTGACCAAGGCCCCTGGCCGGGACCCGGTGGCCATCGTCGAAGCGTCCTACGGAAGCTTCGACACCTGGCGCGGCGTCGCTGACCTCAACGGTCCGCTGACCTCAACGACGGCTGCACGCCTGGTCGCAGCCTATCAGGAGACGGACGGCTTCCGCGATCATGTCGGATCGGACCGCCTTGTGCTGGCCCCGTCGTTCACCTGGGCACCGACCGACCGGTTGCGGGTACTATACCAACTCGAGGCCAACAAGGTTCACTTCGTCCACGATCGCGGCGTCGTCGCCATCGGCGGCAACGGCAAGGCGCTGCCGCGGACGCGGTTCCTGGGCGAACCCAATGACGGTAAGATCCGCCAGGAAACCCTGCAGCATCAGGCCTCGTTCTTCCTCGACCTGGCCGAGGGCATTTCGCTGGAAGGCGGCGTTCAGTACCGCGACGGCCTGTTCAAGGGCCAGTCGACCCACAACGGCAGCCTGGTTGGCGCACTCCTGCGCCGCCAATTGCGGATCCATTCGTATAGCTGGGAAGACGCTTCAGGTCGCCTGGAACTGGCCGTCAAGCGCACCCTGGCCGGCGTCGATCATCAGCTGCGCATCGGCGTCGACGCCTTCGACTACAACCAGACCCGGGTCTTCTATCGCTTCAGCCCCAGCGCCGCAGTGCCCTACGCCATTGACGTCTACAATCCGGTCTATGGCCAGGCCAAGCCCACCGCGACGCTGAACCAGAACATCCTTGAGGAACTGAACGGCAAGAGCCTTTACGTCCAGGATCTGGCGACCATCGGTCGCCTGACCGTCATGCTGGGCGTCCGCCATGACTGGTTTGAACAGAACAATACAAACTACCGAACCAGCCGCCTGGATCAGCAGAAGCCCTCGCGCACCTCGCCCCGTGCAGCCGTGACCTGGATGGCCAGCGACACCGTGTCGCTCTACGCCAGCTGGGGGCAGTCCTTCCGCTACAATCAGGGCGTCGATGCTGTGAGCCGCGCCTTCGCGCCGGAACTGGGCGAGGCCTACGAGGCTGGCCTAAAGGTTCGCCTTCTGGACGACGCCCTGACCGGGACCGCTTCAGTGTTCCGTATCGAAAAGGAAAACACCCTGGTCAACGACCCGGCCAATAGCGGCTTCTCGATCGCCGTCGGCGAGGCGCGCAGTGAGGGAGCCGAGGCCAATGCGACCTGGGCGGTGAGCGACAAGCTCTCAATAACCGCCGTCTACGCCTATACCGACGCCAAGGTGACCCGCGATACGCGTCCGGGC of the Caulobacter henricii genome contains:
- a CDS encoding TonB-dependent siderophore receptor — its product is MKLERLKLVFAAGCSLLALGGGARAAETAGTPEGTTVVEDVKVTARRASASINGLDVDPRTLPQNVRVLDRALIETIGVANLSDLFDLAGGMARQNSFGGAWDAYAIRGFSGDINQGPDLLVNRFVSNRGFNPRRDVATVEAFQVLKGPASALSGKGEPGGSINIVTKAPGRDPVAIVEASYGSFDTWRGVADLNGPLTSTTAARLVAAYQETDGFRDHVGSDRLVLAPSFTWAPTDRLRVLYQLEANKVHFVHDRGVVAIGGNGKALPRTRFLGEPNDGKIRQETLQHQASFFLDLAEGISLEGGVQYRDGLFKGQSTHNGSLVGALLRRQLRIHSYSWEDASGRLELAVKRTLAGVDHQLRIGVDAFDYNQTRVFYRFSPSAAVPYAIDVYNPVYGQAKPTATLNQNILEELNGKSLYVQDLATIGRLTVMLGVRHDWFEQNNTNYRTSRLDQQKPSRTSPRAAVTWMASDTVSLYASWGQSFRYNQGVDAVSRAFAPELGEAYEAGLKVRLLDDALTGTASVFRIEKENTLVNDPANSGFSIAVGEARSEGAEANATWAVSDKLSITAVYAYTDAKVTRDTRPGLTGSSLSNVPKHSGAVYASWASNRTQPGSIGIGGGLSFVGERAGDDVNSGFKLPRYATARVNLGVQVTPSVRAALDVENLFDTAYLESSYSNVWITPGAPRTVTGRLKVVF
- a CDS encoding ABC transporter ATP-binding protein, encoding MSDKRDVVLEACDLRHQYGDKAVLRGLNFKVAAGEIYALLGGNGAGKSTTLSAFLGLIRPTGGTVRVMDQDVTEAPDAARAKIAYVPENVALYEHLTARENLSYFLALAGADASASRIEAALEAAGLAPDARGRRVGGFSKGMRQKTAIGLAIARHAPVLLLDEPTSGLDPRAAADFNRLLDAARSRGMGILMVTHDLLGAAEIADRIGFLADGRLEAELTAEGEARFDVRALHARYVRIGQTDAAA